Proteins found in one Eretmochelys imbricata isolate rEreImb1 chromosome 9, rEreImb1.hap1, whole genome shotgun sequence genomic segment:
- the AGTR2 gene encoding type-2 angiotensin II receptor, giving the protein MLAQAFPAVTISSPIPKMYSNYSRLNTTEETLQDVHYSATNVSTEQMSPSSCPLLYSDYQFTLIPVLYCVIFILGLAGNSVVVVVLCRHHGPKTVANIYIFNLAMADLLCLATLPLWSAYYAYGYNWLFGSVMCKISSSVLSLNMFASIFFITCMSMDRYRAIVYPIRSQRRTLQQASLIALLVWSLACLSSLPTFYFRDMYFIESLGVNACIMAFPYEKYAKWSAGTALMKNTLGFLIPLIVIATCYVWIWMHLMKAQEFRKNKQKRDKVLKLVAAVVVAFLICWLPFHILTFLDALARMNIINNCDIITAIDTTLPFGICLGFANSCINPLLYCFIGHQFQEKLQHLFKLRVYQFNSTRQSSSSRKGSCLKEAETPGNCDKERLNCKPTL; this is encoded by the coding sequence ATGCTAGCACAAGCATTTCCAGCAGTGACTATCTCCTCGCCAATACCCAAGATGTACAGTAATTACTCCAGGCTCAACACTACGGAAGAAACACTTCAAGATGTACATTACTCTGCTACAAACGTATCGACTGAGCAGATGTCTCCCTCCTCCTGTCCACTTCTATATTCAGATTATCAATTTACACTGATTCCGGTGCTCTACTGCGTTATCTTTATCCTTGGGCTTGCTGGCAACAGCGTGGTGGTCGTGGTACTCTGTCGCCACCACGGCCCTAAGACAGTTGctaatatttacattttcaatttGGCCATGGCCGATTTGTTGTGCCTAGCCACACTCCCCCTTTGGTCAGCCTATTATGCCTATGGATACAACTGGCTTTTTGGATCTGTGATGTGCAAAATTTCAAGTTCCGTTCTGTCTCTGAACATGTTTGCAAGTATATTTTTCATCACCTGCATGAGCATGGACCGGTACCGGGCTATTGTCTATCCTATTCGGTCGCAAAGGAGAACACTGCAGCAAGCGTCGTTGATAGCATTACTTGTTTGGAGCCTAGCTTGTTTGTCTTCCCTGCCAACGTTTTATTTCCGTGACATGTACTTCATTGAAAGCTTGGGGGTGAATGCTTGCATTATGGCTTTTCCCTATGAGAAGTATGCAAAGTGGTCTGCTGGAACAGCCTTAATGAAAAACACTCTTGGCTTTTTGATTCCTTTAATTGTCATAGCCACATGCTACGTGTGGATCTGGATGCACTTAATGAAAGCACAGGaatttaggaaaaacaaacaaaaaagagacaAAGTCTTGAAGCTGGTGGCTGCAGTTGTTGTGGCTTTCTTAATTTGCTGGCTTCCATTCCACATTTTAACCTTTTTGGATGCCCTGGCTCGGATGAATATCATTAATAACTGTGACATTATAACAGCCATTGACACTACTTTGCCTTTTGGCATCTGCCTGGGATTTGCAAACAGCTGCATCAACCCTTTGTTGTACTGTTTCATTGGACACCAGTTCCAAGAGAAGCTCCAACATCTCTTTAAGCTGCGAGTCTATCAGTTTAACAGCACCAGacaaagctcttcttcaagaAAAGGGAGTTGCCTTAAAGAGGCTGAGACCCCTGGGAACTGTGACAAAGAAAGATTGAACTGTAAACCAACACTGTAG